In Thermanaerovibrio velox DSM 12556, the genomic stretch CAAGGGTCATCTTATCCACCCTAAAAGCTCTCATGAGGGGGTGCCTCTTGAGTCGGTCCGTCAGCTGACGTCTTCCTGCTATCACTCCTATCTGGGGCCCCCCAAGAAGCTTATCCCCAGAAAAGGTGACCAAGTCCACCCCCTGGGAGAGGCATTCTTTAACCGTGGGCTCTGAGGTCAACATACCGTTATCCAATGGCTCCAAAAGGCCGCTGCCCAGATCCTCAACCAAAGTCAACCCCCTCGCCACAGCGAGCTGAGCCAGCTGCTGCCTATCTACCGAGCAGTGGAAACCCTCTATTCGGAAGTTAGACGGATGAACCTTCAAGAGCACTGCAGTACTATCACTTATCGCAGATTCGTAATCACTCAGGTGTGTCCTATTCGTGGTCCCTACCTCCACCATCTTTGCACCGGCAAAGGACAGGATCTCCGGTATTCTGAAGGATCCACCTATCTCCACCAGTTCACCCCGGGAAACAATAACCTCCCTACCAGACGCCAACCCGGCAAGGCAAAGTAGGACCGCCGCAGCGTTGTTGTTCACCACCACCGCTCCATCAGCCCCGGTAAGCTGACACAAGAGCCACTCTACATGTTGGTTACGATGCCCTCTAACCCCTTCATCAAGGGAGAATTCCAAGGTGCTATAGCCTGCCGCTACTTCCTCTACCTGTCTCATGACCTCAAGCGGCAAGGGAGACCTACCAAGATTAGTATGAACCACAACCCCAGTTCCGTTCAAAACCCGCCGGAGGCTTAAAGTGGAACGCTGGGCCAACCTGGCCCTGGCCTCCCTAACTATCGATTCTCCGTCTACGGAGGATATCTTCCCGGTCCTAATCATCTCCCGGAACTCCCCAATGACCTCGGCGAACACACTTTTAACCGCGCTTCTTCCCAACAACTCCTCCATAGGTGGGACCCATGGAAGGTTCAGGAGATCCGACATGGAAGGTATCTGCCTCATAAAGGCGTTAAAATCAAAGGTCACTTTTAACACCACCTTTCGTCAGACGTCATAATCCTCCCTATCTGGGAGGTACGAAAGAAGCCATCGAAGCGTTATTCTCTGAACCTCTTCGGATTCCATATGCGGTTCAATCGGGTTACCCTCCAAGACCTCGAGAGGTATGTATGCCACCATTACGCTGTCGCTCAGCCTCTCTTTCATGGGTTCTTGAATGGTGTCATCAAACAGGACGATCCATCCCTGATCAGCCATTCCGATAAGCCCCCAAGGACCCCCAGGAGGATCAGGAGGGGATGAATACCAGGAACCCATCGGGAGGTTCAGCCCCCTAAGACAATTCCCCACCATCATGGCGAACCCCGTCTGATCGCCAAAGGATCCATACAGCCTTACCCAACCATCTCCAGATGACGGGACATCTCCGAAGAAGGGCAAAACATCCCGCAGGGACGGCCCCACCTGAGTCTCGTAACCCACAAGCGGCACTTCTACGCGCTTATGTCCAGCAATGTGCTCCAGAAGACCGTGCAGCTTCTCTTCCAGGGAATCATCATCTTCCAATCCTAGGACCAGGTAATCCACCACCAACCACCCCCACCTTAGCAGTCCGGAAGGAGCATCTCCCATATGCGATTAGCCACCCTAAAACCCCTTGGGGTGAGCCGGTAGACATCGCTTCCATCAAGATCCTTGTTGAGCTGAACCAGATCATCACATAGGGAAGAAAGCGATGCGGCCACGCGCTTATCCTCCAGCCCGGGGCGAAAACCCCAAATGGTTCTGAGCCTAAGAACCGCCCTTTCCGACCTCCTTGATTCGTTCGGGATGAACTCACCGAAATCAACCCCCTTGCCGGAGAGGGCGACCAAGCGGGCCCAACCTTTAAGATTCGATGCGTTCCGGTACCTTGCTCCTCCTATGCAGCTCCATGCCCCAGGGCCAACACCTAAAAAACTCCCCCCCAAGCCAATACCTCAGGTTGTGCAGGCGGAATGCACCGTTCAAGGCAAAGTTAGATATCTCGTATTGGAGAAACCCCTTCTTGGCAAGGTACCACTGAAGATACCTGTAGAAAACGTACCCATCCTCACAAAAGCTCAGGTTCATCGAGTGATACGGAGTTCCGTCCTCTATGGAGAGTTCGTATGCGGACAGGTGCTCCGCTCCAGATTTAACAGCCTCTCTTAAGGTAACGGCAAAACCCCTGATGGTCTGATTCGGGAGCCGAAACATGATGTCCAGGCTAAGAGATAGCCCCTCGCTCAATGCCATATCACAGGCCCTCTTGGCGTCTTTAGCTGTATGGGGCCTGCCAAGGGCCAAAAGGTCAGAATCATCAAAGCTCTGAACCCCCAGGCTCAACCGGATGGGGATAGGACACAGGTCCATCCATGTTTTAAGCAGGGATATGTTCAGGCTCTCTGGGTTTGCCTCAAATGTGACCTCCTGAAGATCCGATGGATCGAAAAAACGCCATAAGCATCCAAACACCCTCTTCCAGGCAGGACAGGAGAGCCTGGAAGGAGTTCCTCCGCCGACGTACAGGGAGAACAGCTTCCTGCCCTTGAGCTGTCCAGCCCAGGATGTTATCTCACTACACAAGGCGTCCACGTAAAGTTCCTCATCCAAGGGGCCCATAGGAGCGCTTGGGAAAGAACAGTACAGGCACTTTTTGACACAAAACGGCACATGAACGTACAGAGAAAGATCGCCCCCCAGGACCTTAGACTCCACATCCCAAGGGACTTCCGCAAGCAGCTCCCGGGGGTGCAACAAGGGCATCAGTCCTTATCCTTGTCAGACACGTCCATAAAGGCCAGGAAGGCCTCCTGAGGGATGGAAACCCGGCCTATCTGCTTCATCCTCTTCTTCCCTTCCTTCTGCTTCTCCAGGAGTTTTCTCTTCCTGGTAACATCTCCGCCATAGCACTTGGCGAGAACGTCCTTCCTAACCGCCTTTATGTTGGTCCTGACTATCACCCTTTTCCCGATGGCAGCTTGAATTGGGACCTCAAACAGCTGACGAGGTATCAACTCCTTCAATTTTGTGGCCACCGCATGCCCCCTGTGGTATGCAGCATCCTGGTGACATATGAAGGAGAAGGCATCTATCGGCTCTTCGTTGATCAGTATGTCCACCTTAACCAGCTGAGAAGGTCTGAACCCGAGATGTTCATAATCCAAGGAAGCGTATCCCCTGGTAACCGACTTCAACCGATCGTGGAAGTCCAATATGAACTCCGCGAGGGGGAGATCATACACCAATCGAACCCTCTCGGGGCTCAGGTACTCCATGCTGACGTAAACCCCTCGCTTCTCCTGACAAAGCTGCATAGCAGGCCCCACAAAGCCATCGGGGAGGAACAGGGTACAGCGGATAAAGGGCTCCCGAACCTCCTTTATCTTCGATTGATCGGGGAAGTCCGAGGGTTTATGGGCTTCTATTACCGAGCCGTCCGAAAGCTCTATCTGATAGACCACGTTCGGCGACGTGGCAACCAGTTCAACCCCAAATTCTCTTGAAAGCCTCTCCTTGGCTATGTCCATATGGAGAAGCCCCAGGAAACCACAGCGGAACCCAAACCCCAGGGCAGTGGATGTCTCGGGCTCAAACGATATGGCGGAATCATTGAGCTGAAGCTTCTCCAGTGCCTCTCTAAGCTGCGTTATCTCCTCCCTTTCTATCGGGTAGAAACCACAGAACACCACCGGCTTTACCTTCCTGTAACCCGGCAGGGGTTGCGAAGCTGGATTTTGGGCATCCGTAACCGTATCCCCCACCCGGGCCTCTGAGACGTTCTTTATGCCGCATATGAAGTACCCAACCTCACCGGGGCCCAGCTTATCAACCTTATCCATATGGGGCCTGAAAACCCCCACCTCCTCAACCTCGTAGGAAGAGCCGGTGGCCATTAGCATCACCTTCTGGCCGGGGCGTATAACCCCATTAACCACCCTTACGTAGCAAACTACTCCCCGGTAGTTGTCATACACGGAATCAAATATCAGGCCCTGCAGGGGGGCATTTGGGTCTCCCTTGGGGGAAGGTATTTTTTTGACCACCGCCTCCAAAATATCTTGGATGCCCTTGCCCTCCTTGGCACTCGCCAATATAACCTCTGAGGTATCTATACCCACGATCTCCTCTATCTCCCTACATACCCTATCAGGCTGGGCGGAAGGCAGATCGATCTTGTTCAGCACTGGGAGCAGCTCAAGCCCTTGGTCCACCGCCAAGTATGCGTTGGCCACCGTTTGAGCCTCCACCCCTTGAGCCGCGTCCACCACGAGGATTGCCCCCTCGCAGGCGGCCAGGGACCTCGATACCTCGTAGCTAAAGTCAACGTGCCCAGGGGTGTCTATGAGGTTAAGAACGTAGTCCTTGCCATCACTGGCGCGGTAGTTCATCCTTACCGGGACCAACTTTATGGTTATGCCCCTCTCCCTCTCCAATTCCAACGAGTCCAAAAGCTGATCCCTCATGGAGCGCTGATCCACCGTACCAGTGGCCTCCAGGAGACGATCCGCAATGGTCGATTTCCCATGATCCACATGGGCTATGATGCTAAAATTCCTTATATGTTCCAAATCGCTCATACTCCCCTCCAGGTCTTCGAGATCTACGGGAACGTGACGCAGAATGATTTTACCAAAATCCCAAGGTTATACCGGGAAAGGAGGTTTTTTCATGCACAGGAAGCGGAAAGGCCTTTGGGCAGTTATATTGGGAACGGCATCGACCATGATGGCGCTTTTGTTAGCCGGGTACTGTGAGGCCGCGACGGGATGGCCCCAGTTCATGGGAAATCCAAGCCGCAACGGTACGGTACTTGACAAGGAACCCAAGCTCAGCCCCCTGGGAGAGCTCGAGTGGAGGCTTAGCACCCAAGGCCCGGTGGCATCCTCTCCGGCCCTTTGGGGAAACGTGGTATTTTTCGGGAGCAAGGACGGGAACCTGTACGCCCTGGATGGCACAAACGGAAGGACCATATGGAGGTTCCCAACGGAGAACTGGATTGTTTCCTCTCCTGCGGTTTCAGAGGGCAAGGTGATATTCGGGAGTTACGACGGCAAGGTATATTGCGTAAACGGATCGGACGGGAAACTCATATGGCGTTTCACAACCCACAACGGCGTTCACTCTTCCCCCGCCATATGGAACGGCAAGGTCTTCTTCGGTGGAATCGACGGATACGTCTACTGCGTTAGCATAAAGACCGGCTGGCAGGTTTGGAAGACCAAACTAGGCAGGGAGGTATACTCCTCACCGGTGATATCCGAAGGGATTGTATTTGTAGGCAACAACGATGGCAAGCTGTTTGCCCTTGATGCGGAAACCGGCCAGGTCATGTGGCGGGCGGTAATAGGAGGGCCTATAACGGGATCCCCCGCGATCATGGGCGACATGGTGTTCTTTGCCGGATGGGACGGATTCGTTTACGGTGCGAGGATAAAGCACCGGGCGGTGATTTGGAGGTTTAAGGCCGATGCCTATATAGACTCTTCACCCTTGGCATACGACGGCAAGCTCTACGTGGGGGACATGTCGGGAAGGCTTTACTGCCTTGACCCTTATTCGGGCAACCTGATCTGGTCCTTCAAGACCCACAGCGGCATCCAGTCCTCCCCATCAGGGGGAGCAGGAAGGGTGTACGTCGGCAGCAACGACGATGCCCTGTTCTGCCTGGACGCTAAGACCGGGGATCTGCTGTGGAAAGCAAAGGTTGGGGGCAACGTTACCACATCAACAGCCCTGGGGGATGGATTCGCTTTCTTCGGATCACTTGACGGGGCTATATATAAGGTTAGATGAGCAACGGCCCAACTAGGTAGATATCGCTACCCCAAGGGGAAGACCCCTTGGGGGTTCTTATTTAATTTACACCATTTGCAGTGCAACAACCGGTCAAACCCGGTACAGCCAAGCCACCAGCAAACACCTCCTTCACCGGCATTATCTCCAGCCAAAAAGATTGCTAATATTCGAGAACGCAATGCCGGGCAGCATCGGCTTTTATCTTGACATTTTAGCTGGTTCAGCATTATATGTAAGCATAAACTTCCGGAGGTGAAAGGCATGCAAAAGGGCGAGATGCTGTACGAGGGAAAGGCAAAGAGGATGTACTCCACCGATGACCCAAACCGCATCATAGTGGAATACAAGGATCACCTCACAGCCTTTAACGCACAGAAGAAGGCATCCATGGAGGGAAAGGGGCACCTTAACAACCTCATAAGCTCCATAATATTCCAAGCCCTAAAAGAGAGGGGCGTCAAAAACCACTTTATAAGGATGCTGGATGACACGCACCAAGAGGTCCTAAGGGTCAAAATCCTCCCCCTAGAGGTGGTGGTACGAAACATAACCGCAGGCTCCATATGCAAAAGACTGGGGGTCAAGGAAGGGCTAAAACTCCAACGCCCCTTGGTGGAGCTGTACTATAAGGACGACGCATTGGGGGACCCAATAATAAACGATGACCATGCCATCCTCTTCGGGTGGGCCACGGAAGAGGAGTTAAAAAAAATCAAGTCCTCAGCCGTAAAAGTGAATGACCTACTCTCCGAGATCTTCGATTCCGTGGGGATAACCCTGGTGGACTTCAAGCTAGAGTTCGGCAGGACCCAAGAAGGGGAAATAATACTGGCTGATGAGATCTCACCGGATACTTGCAGGCTCTGGGACAAACACACCGGGGAAAAACTGGACAAGGACAGGTTCAGGAACGACCTTGGAAAGGTTCTAGAGGCCTATGAAGAGATATGGAAGCGCCTGTCCCTATCTCACGAGGGCGGGAAGGAGGAGCTATAAGTTGCTATACACCCTTTCAGTGCTGGTACGCCCAAAGGACGGTGTTTTGGACACCCAGGGAAGAGCAGTGATGTCCACCCTAAGGGAGATGGGCAATCACTCCGTCGTAGACGTTTCCGTTGGGAAGTTCATAAGACTGACATTGGAGTCAAAGGACGAGGAATCCGCCGTTGAAGCCGCCAAGGCCATGTGCCGCGATCTATTATGCAACGAGATGATAGAGACCTTCACGATCAAGGTGGGAGATGTCTCAAAATGAAGGTGGCAGTCATAACGTTCCCAGGCAGCAACTGCGACCAGGACGTGAAGCTCGCCATATCCAAATCTATAAACGCCAAGGTAAACATGATATGGCACACCGATTCGACGCTTGATAAATATGACTTGGTGGTCTTACCCGGCGGTTTCTCCTACGGCGACTACTTGAGGCCCGGGGCCATGAGCGCCAGGAGCCCTGTTATGAGGGCAGTCAGGGAACATGCCCATCGGGGCTGTCTGGTTCTGGGGATATGCAACGGTTTTCAGATCCTGACCGAGGCGGGGCTCCTGAAGGGAACTCTATTAACCAACCGATCCCAACGGTTCATCTGCTCCCCCTGCTGGCTTAAGGTCGAGACAAACCAAACTCCTTTCACCTGCCTCTTTAACCCTGCGGAACCCGTTCAATTTCCCATAGCCCATGGGGACGGCATGTTCTACCTTCCCAAGGAAGAACTGGACGACCTGGAGTCATCCGGCAGGGTGGTATTCCGCTACGTGCCTCCCCCCGGGGTCGAACCCGAAGGATGGGAAAATCCCAACGGCTCACTCAACAACATAGCTGGGATAATAAACGAAAAGGGCAACGTTCTAGGGATGATGCCTCATCCTGAAAGGGCCACTTTGAAACGTTTAGGGGACACTTACGGCACAATGCTATGGCGCTCCATAGAACACTGGCTAAGAGGGGGAATCTAGGCCATGACTCCGGAAGAAGCTGGGCTGGACACAAAGGAATGGGAGGAGCTGAAATCCGCCCTTAAGCGGGAGCCCAATGACCTTGAGCTCCGAATGGTAGGGGTCATGTGGTCCGAGCATTGCAGCTACAAATCCACCAGATCCCTATTGGCCAGCCTACCCAAGGACGGACCTTACGTGATAGCCGGGGAGGGGGAGAACGCTGGGGTCGTAAGGCTTAACCACAAGCTGGGACTCGCGTTTAAAGTTGAAAGCCATAACCATCCTTCCGCAATCTCACCGTACGAAGGGGCCGCCACAGGGGTAGGGGGCATAATAAGGGACATACTTGCCATGGGGGCAAGACCGGTGGCATCCATGGACGGCCTGTTCTTCGGCTCCTCCGATAACTCACGGAACCGAAGGATATCATCTGGTGTGGTAAGGGGCATAGGCGGTTACGGCAACGCCGTGGGGGTTCCAACCGTCGGTGGCCTCACCATATACGACCAGTGCTACGACGAAAACCCCTTGGTCAATGCCTTCTGTGCAGGCATCCTGGAGTTGGACAAAGCTTGCAGCAGCAAGACCGCAAAACCCGGCATGCAGGTCCTTATCTTAGGGGCAAGAACCGGTAGGGACGGCATCGCTGGAGCCGCATTCGCCTCCACCGGTCTTAGCGGAGACGACGGGGCCAACAAACCTCAAATACAAATAGGGGACCCGTTCTATGAAAAGCTACTCATAGAAGCTTGCATCGAGCTGCTTAAAGAAGGCAAGATTCAGGCCATGCAGGACATGGGGGCCGCAGGCATACTGTCATCAACCAGCGAGGTGGCTCACAAGAGCGGCAACGGCATAGACATTCACTGTGAAAAGATACCCCTTAGGGAGACCATGGAGCCCTGGGAGATATTCCTTTCCGAGTCACAGGAAAGGATGCTGTTGGTTTGCCTGCCAGAAGATATACCGTACGTAGAGGCAGTGGCGAAGAAATGGAACCTGGAGTGCGCCCTTGTGGGCGAAATGACCGACACGGGATTCTACAGGGTTTTTAACCGCGGGGAACTCCTAGCGGAACTGCCAGTGGGGATCTTGGGTGGGGATTCTCCTGTCAAAAATTGGCCCTCCTCTCCCCCAAAGCGAAGCGCCTCTATAAAGACAAGCCGCTCTCTGAACGCAGAGGACGTAGTTACAGAACTCCTGCGCGTCATGCAGCATCCCTCCATGGGAGATCACTCGTGGATATACAAACAGTACGATTCAATGGTACAGCTTAGAACGTTACTAGGCCCCGGCAACCCCGTGGCAGCTCTTTGGATCGAAGGGGCTGGCACCGTGGTCTTCTCGATGGAGGCCAATCCATGGATTTGCGCTCAAGATCCCTTTAACGGTACCGCCCTGGTGACCGCGCTTTCCATAAGGCATCTATCCGTGGCCGGTGCAGACCCCATGGGGATAACAAACTGTCTGAACTTCCCATCCCCGGAAATCCCAGAGCAATACTGGGAACTCGAGGAATCGGTGAAAGGCCTCGCCACCGCCGCCAGGGAGCTTAAATGCCCCGTCGTATCCGGGAACGTAAGCCTCTACAACGAAAGCCCCACATCAAGGATAATGCCATCCCCCCTTATCGTCTCCGCAGGCTTCATACCCGAGGGGATAAACCCTCTCCCCCCTAAACCCAGCTCCAATGATGAGGGGCTCGAGGTGTTTCTGGTTGGACGAACCACATCAACCATCGGAAGCCTGTATGGACATATCACAGGGGCCTCAGGCGCTACCCTCTCATTTGATCCACCTAGGGAAATGGCCTTTAACCAGTGCGCCCTTAAGGTGGCAAAAGATGGTATAGCCCAAGCGGGGCGGGCCGTGTCAAGGGGTGGATGGGCAGCATCTCTCATAAAGGCGATAATAAACTCTCCCTTTGGGGTTGACCTGGACATTCCATGGCCAATCGATGAAGCAGACATATTTGGGGAGGGATCTCCATCGGCCATATACTTCATATCCAGCGAAAAGGTACGGGATTTAGAAAGGGTTTTTAACGGCCATGAGGTCCGCCGCATAGGAAAACTGACCAAGGACCACAGCTCACTAAAAGCCGACAAAATTACGATCCCGCTGGAGAAGCTTAGAGGGGGGGCGAAGATCTGATGTGCGGCGTTTTCGGTGCGTTCTCCCCAAAAATGGAGCCGGTGCTGGAGGACGTGTACCTAGGGCTTTTCGCACTGCAACACCGGGGGCAGGAATCTGCCGGGGTATCCTGGATAGAGAACGGGATAGCAAGGTCCATAAAAGGCATGGGGCTCGTCCATAACGCCATTCCCCAGGGGATAGCCTCTTCTATAACCGCCCATGCGGCCATAGGACACGTCAGATACTCCACCTGCGGAGACTCCATCCTGCAGAATGCCCAACCGCTCACCATAAACTACGCCAAGGGGGCGGTGGCCATAGCCCACAACGGCAACATCACCAACTCGGACGGCATCATGAAATACCTGGAAAACCGGGGGGCCATTTTTCAATCCACCTCTGACACGGAGGTGATACTTCACCTCATGGCCCACCAGTCTCACAAGATGCCCCTTGACGCCTTAATGGATGCGCTCAGAAGGATCAAGGGAGCCTTCAGTCTGGTGGTGCTCCTGAAGGACAAGCTAATAGCCGCCAGG encodes the following:
- the purL gene encoding phosphoribosylformylglycinamidine synthase subunit PurL — encoded protein: MTPEEAGLDTKEWEELKSALKREPNDLELRMVGVMWSEHCSYKSTRSLLASLPKDGPYVIAGEGENAGVVRLNHKLGLAFKVESHNHPSAISPYEGAATGVGGIIRDILAMGARPVASMDGLFFGSSDNSRNRRISSGVVRGIGGYGNAVGVPTVGGLTIYDQCYDENPLVNAFCAGILELDKACSSKTAKPGMQVLILGARTGRDGIAGAAFASTGLSGDDGANKPQIQIGDPFYEKLLIEACIELLKEGKIQAMQDMGAAGILSSTSEVAHKSGNGIDIHCEKIPLRETMEPWEIFLSESQERMLLVCLPEDIPYVEAVAKKWNLECALVGEMTDTGFYRVFNRGELLAELPVGILGGDSPVKNWPSSPPKRSASIKTSRSLNAEDVVTELLRVMQHPSMGDHSWIYKQYDSMVQLRTLLGPGNPVAALWIEGAGTVVFSMEANPWICAQDPFNGTALVTALSIRHLSVAGADPMGITNCLNFPSPEIPEQYWELEESVKGLATAARELKCPVVSGNVSLYNESPTSRIMPSPLIVSAGFIPEGINPLPPKPSSNDEGLEVFLVGRTTSTIGSLYGHITGASGATLSFDPPREMAFNQCALKVAKDGIAQAGRAVSRGGWAASLIKAIINSPFGVDLDIPWPIDEADIFGEGSPSAIYFISSEKVRDLERVFNGHEVRRIGKLTKDHSSLKADKITIPLEKLRGGAKI
- the selA gene encoding L-seryl-tRNA(Sec) selenium transferase, whose translation is MRQIPSMSDLLNLPWVPPMEELLGRSAVKSVFAEVIGEFREMIRTGKISSVDGESIVREARARLAQRSTLSLRRVLNGTGVVVHTNLGRSPLPLEVMRQVEEVAAGYSTLEFSLDEGVRGHRNQHVEWLLCQLTGADGAVVVNNNAAAVLLCLAGLASGREVIVSRGELVEIGGSFRIPEILSFAGAKMVEVGTTNRTHLSDYESAISDSTAVLLKVHPSNFRIEGFHCSVDRQQLAQLAVARGLTLVEDLGSGLLEPLDNGMLTSEPTVKECLSQGVDLVTFSGDKLLGGPQIGVIAGRRQLTDRLKRHPLMRAFRVDKMTLAAFEGILRMMLQGRGDQIPARAMLSERPEKIKKRAQKIAAACRRRIRERSIPGDARVIPVEDAVGGGAFPAVPLNGYGVALDLPSLGGASRVQRLFRKTVPPVVLGVDEGMPCLHVRTLLSGEEMLFMKALDHVLGVR
- the lepA gene encoding translation elongation factor 4, encoding MSDLEHIRNFSIIAHVDHGKSTIADRLLEATGTVDQRSMRDQLLDSLELERERGITIKLVPVRMNYRASDGKDYVLNLIDTPGHVDFSYEVSRSLAACEGAILVVDAAQGVEAQTVANAYLAVDQGLELLPVLNKIDLPSAQPDRVCREIEEIVGIDTSEVILASAKEGKGIQDILEAVVKKIPSPKGDPNAPLQGLIFDSVYDNYRGVVCYVRVVNGVIRPGQKVMLMATGSSYEVEEVGVFRPHMDKVDKLGPGEVGYFICGIKNVSEARVGDTVTDAQNPASQPLPGYRKVKPVVFCGFYPIEREEITQLREALEKLQLNDSAISFEPETSTALGFGFRCGFLGLLHMDIAKERLSREFGVELVATSPNVVYQIELSDGSVIEAHKPSDFPDQSKIKEVREPFIRCTLFLPDGFVGPAMQLCQEKRGVYVSMEYLSPERVRLVYDLPLAEFILDFHDRLKSVTRGYASLDYEHLGFRPSQLVKVDILINEEPIDAFSFICHQDAAYHRGHAVATKLKELIPRQLFEVPIQAAIGKRVIVRTNIKAVRKDVLAKCYGGDVTRKRKLLEKQKEGKKRMKQIGRVSIPQEAFLAFMDVSDKDKD
- the purS gene encoding phosphoribosylformylglycinamidine synthase subunit PurS → MLYTLSVLVRPKDGVLDTQGRAVMSTLREMGNHSVVDVSVGKFIRLTLESKDEESAVEAAKAMCRDLLCNEMIETFTIKVGDVSK
- a CDS encoding coproporphyrinogen-III oxidase family protein, whose product is MPLLHPRELLAEVPWDVESKVLGGDLSLYVHVPFCVKKCLYCSFPSAPMGPLDEELYVDALCSEITSWAGQLKGRKLFSLYVGGGTPSRLSCPAWKRVFGCLWRFFDPSDLQEVTFEANPESLNISLLKTWMDLCPIPIRLSLGVQSFDDSDLLALGRPHTAKDAKRACDMALSEGLSLSLDIMFRLPNQTIRGFAVTLREAVKSGAEHLSAYELSIEDGTPYHSMNLSFCEDGYVFYRYLQWYLAKKGFLQYEISNFALNGAFRLHNLRYWLGGEFFRCWPWGMELHRRSKVPERIES
- a CDS encoding PQQ-binding-like beta-propeller repeat protein; translated protein: MHRKRKGLWAVILGTASTMMALLLAGYCEAATGWPQFMGNPSRNGTVLDKEPKLSPLGELEWRLSTQGPVASSPALWGNVVFFGSKDGNLYALDGTNGRTIWRFPTENWIVSSPAVSEGKVIFGSYDGKVYCVNGSDGKLIWRFTTHNGVHSSPAIWNGKVFFGGIDGYVYCVSIKTGWQVWKTKLGREVYSSPVISEGIVFVGNNDGKLFALDAETGQVMWRAVIGGPITGSPAIMGDMVFFAGWDGFVYGARIKHRAVIWRFKADAYIDSSPLAYDGKLYVGDMSGRLYCLDPYSGNLIWSFKTHSGIQSSPSGGAGRVYVGSNDDALFCLDAKTGDLLWKAKVGGNVTTSTALGDGFAFFGSLDGAIYKVR
- the purQ gene encoding phosphoribosylformylglycinamidine synthase subunit PurQ — protein: MKVAVITFPGSNCDQDVKLAISKSINAKVNMIWHTDSTLDKYDLVVLPGGFSYGDYLRPGAMSARSPVMRAVREHAHRGCLVLGICNGFQILTEAGLLKGTLLTNRSQRFICSPCWLKVETNQTPFTCLFNPAEPVQFPIAHGDGMFYLPKEELDDLESSGRVVFRYVPPPGVEPEGWENPNGSLNNIAGIINEKGNVLGMMPHPERATLKRLGDTYGTMLWRSIEHWLRGGI
- the purC gene encoding phosphoribosylaminoimidazolesuccinocarboxamide synthase; translated protein: MQKGEMLYEGKAKRMYSTDDPNRIIVEYKDHLTAFNAQKKASMEGKGHLNNLISSIIFQALKERGVKNHFIRMLDDTHQEVLRVKILPLEVVVRNITAGSICKRLGVKEGLKLQRPLVELYYKDDALGDPIINDDHAILFGWATEEELKKIKSSAVKVNDLLSEIFDSVGITLVDFKLEFGRTQEGEIILADEISPDTCRLWDKHTGEKLDKDRFRNDLGKVLEAYEEIWKRLSLSHEGGKEEL